One Bacillota bacterium genomic window, CTGGATGCCGGCGGTCGCGAACTTTTGGCGGACACCGTGGAGTATTGGCGCAGTCTGGGCTTCACTATCTATCCCGGGATAACTGAAAACGAAGTGGGCGGACGCTTACATCTGCAGGCGAATAGTTCCCGACACCTGGAAGCGTTGGTGGAGAGCAATCTCACCGGCGCCCGGGGACCATTTTCCAGCGCTCAGTTCCGACGCTCAGGCACCTGGCTCTATGAGCAATATAGTCTGGACTTAGCAATAGATCTGGGCAATTTTTTTGACGATGATTCCCTCAGCGAGCTGCCGGAACGGGAGCGGGAATTTCTGAGCGAGATTGCTTCCAGGTTGGATGAAATGGATATGGAAGTGCAATTTACCCTGCCGGGACGGTATACCGCGGGTAATGCCGAGCTGGTGGAATCACCCTCGGAGTCATCAACCACCCTTACTTGGTCGCTAACCCCAGGGTATAATCAGTTGCAGGCGACGACCCGGGTCTGGATTGTCTCCCCTCTGTTGGCGGGCGGCGTGATTATCGGCGTTAGCTTGCTAATTGCGGCAATTATATTTGGGGCTGTTAAAAAAAGAAAACAGTCGGTTCGCTGATTAAACTGTGCCTGGGCACAGTTTTTTTGCAGACAAATGTAAGCACTCGTGAGCATAGATTATAGTAGTGGATGTAACATCTAAAGTTTCAAACAATGAACGTCGATAAAGAATTGGTTTGAGCAAAACACAGGGTAGACTTCTCAGGTGAGGCAGGTGTAAGTATGAGCGTCCAGCGCCCTGATGACCGGGAAACTTTATTGGCGATGTCGGCGTATCTGGTGTTTCTTATGCCCCTGATCTTTATTCCTGATTCCCGGTTTGCCATGTTTCACGCGAACCAGGGGTTGCTCTTGCTGGGGGTGGCGTTGTTCTGTCACCTGCTCTGGTTGGTGCCCCGGTTTGGTTGGTTGCTGGTGTTTTTAAGCTGGCCGTTACTGGTCGCCCTTGCCATAAGAGGGATTATTGCCGCTGCCCGGGGCGAGTGCAAACCTCTGCCCGGGGTGGGAAAATTGGAGCTCCTAAAGTAAGATATTTCCTTGACGGTCGCTACAAGAGGAGGTAGAATCAAAGTAAAAGTCCGGACATACGGACAAATGGAGGGTGAGTGAACCGTGGAGCAGTTGGCAAGGGTGCGCAAGTCCCTGATTGCCAAGGGGTTTAGACAATTGGAAGTTCGTGAAAATCGGGGGGCGCTGGTCTTAGAGGGGATTGTGGACAGTTGGCAACAATATATAGCCGCTGGTTATACGGTCGTCGGTTATGGTTTCCGGGGAGTGGTTAATAATCTCAGTGTCAAAGGCCTGACACCGGCGCCAATGACTTTGCCCACGCTGCAGGACCAGGTGTTGACAGGCGAAGCGGTGGATGTGGCCATCGTTGGCGGCGGCATTATCGGTTGCGCCGTTGCTCGGGAGTTAATGCGTTGGAATTTGTCTGTGGCCGTGCTGGAAAAGGAAGATGACGTTGCCAAGCACACTTCCAGCCGCAACAACGGCATGGTGCATCCGGCAATGGCTGTGAAACTGGGCAGCAAAAAACATCATTACAACCTCCGGGGCAATCGGGCCTACAAGCAAGTGGCCGCAGAACTGGGGTTTGAGCTGAACTGGCCGGGATCCGCTGCGGTGCTGGAAAAGTCCTGGCATCGCCTGTTGGCGCCCCTGGCCCGAATCCAGGCAAAGCAAAAGGGCGTCCAGGGTGTGCGGATGCTTGGTCCGGGAGCACTCCGTCGGTTGGAGCCGAATGTTGGCGCTGGGCAGCGGGGTGCGCTGTTGTTGCCTGAGACCGGAGTGGTGGCGCCGTACAAGGTGACGGTGGCCTATGCAGAAAATGCGATTCAAAACGGGGCCCAATTCTTTCTAAATACTGTCGTTTTGGGGTTTGACATGGAAGCCGGGCGCATTGTCGGTGTGCGCACAAACCGCGGGACATTGCGGGCGCGATTGGTGATCAATGCCGCCGGCGT contains:
- a CDS encoding DUF3153 domain-containing protein, producing the protein MKKHLLIMLALIFIMSGCGSAQLGYEITGDNQFIIQNYLQFDTQTLDAGGRELLADTVEYWRSLGFTIYPGITENEVGGRLHLQANSSRHLEALVESNLTGARGPFSSAQFRRSGTWLYEQYSLDLAIDLGNFFDDDSLSELPEREREFLSEIASRLDEMDMEVQFTLPGRYTAGNAELVESPSESSTTLTWSLTPGYNQLQATTRVWIVSPLLAGGVIIGVSLLIAAIIFGAVKKRKQSVR